Below is a window of Solanum stenotomum isolate F172 chromosome 7, ASM1918654v1, whole genome shotgun sequence DNA.
aaattactattaaaaataatgatataaatgaAATGTTTTATAACAGCGATGACATAAATGTGTCAAACTCTTAACGGATGACATAGATGAGTCATTTCTAATAgtttgatggcatatttgaaatttttccctattattaataaaaagtacaCTAAGAGAAGAATTCTTTTTTAATAGaattaccaacttgtatatgtgATAGgcttaaaatataataatattaatgtaatttgatttattataactgattatttattctttgttataaatttattaaataaaattacttgTAATTACATTTAAATTACTTGCTTGTATGCAAGATTCATCAAATCAAGTTCTAGAAGGAAAGTGacgagaaaaaaattaaaatatgattaatcACAATAATCTAATCTTAAATATATGAAACCATTCCCAAACTCAGCACTATCGAGTTGAACTCATCATTTCAATAAATTGTAAGTTGAAACAGGTCTCGAAAAGCAGAAAAATGGTCTGTATACATTTGATATATACTGATATACATTAGGGGTATACAAAAATGGGAATTGAGCCAAGAGCCCAAATCAACAACGAGTTTGGCCCAAAAAGGGCCCAAAttcatcttctcctttattctcctagattatttaattgtgattactttttgttagttttttttattagcctaactttaaataacttatttgAACTCCCCAAAGGATGaactattttctttgtgttggtttactttaataaattttattttatcaactcttgcACCCTTATTTACTTATTCAAATGTTTACTATTCAAAACTTTCACTTACTTATAATTAGTTTAAACTGATTTCTTGGTTTATCAACTAAATTGGtgtacattatttttaaaacgaTTCAAACAAATGCTAATTAATCAAGTTTTGTTAaaattctaatcacttgtaatttaattcaaatatttcattttaggtcctttttaaaaaaaaaatgaaaaatgattctttattttactattttctcaaagttcaaatattgtaaattacaTTTTGTATtaaaccattttttttcaaagaattggtcaaaaattattttagtcaagtcgtagGATAACCGCATGGTAGCGGCTACTTTAAGTGCTAATACCTTCTTAGAGTAGAAATAAGAAGCTATTatccattttctctaaatttttaaagGTTTATCTGTTAAGgcctttttaaattaagttttcttaatttcttcagAATGTTGATTATGCCGCTGAGATAAACAACTAATTTCTAACCTTGTGATTGCTTTACAAAAACAGAAAGGATGAGTATCTTGTGACCCTTCGGAAGATATAAGTGTAAGGAGAAATTTCACGTAACAAAAAGTTTCTCTTCAAAGTAAAATACTTTTTGGAAGAATGTTGTTTCCTCCTATAGGAGATGactattgagaaaaaaaatctttttggttGAGAAATTTGTAGTGAGAGTGATTAGTATTTCAAAGGGTAAGaagaattatttggagaaaaaatcaatctatttatggaattcatATCACATTTGGAGAAGAATAAGTATTCtactaatttctttctttttttattttgtcttaattttttttatgtgtctttacttaaagtttatatttttatttatctttacttaataaaaatttattgcTGACATTATTTCTTTctacttctttattttactaatttatttcttctcttattttgtcttctttttgtgtctttaattaaagtttattttattttatatttatttttaattaaaaaattttcaACATTTTCGACATTTTCactaatatttttatcaaaatgattTCTCAGAAATAAAGTTATTCTTTCAAAAGAATTGTGcctcatatttttattttatttgttggagtttttcattgaaaattttcacaagactgatttttttttaaaaaaaattagaaaatgaaaaCTATGATAGTGAAATGTTAATTGGCATCAATAGTTGCAAACTTGATTATAAAGTCTAGCGAATTTTTAGGTCAAAGCTAAACACATAATAAtgtgagtgttgttagtttcgaaatcttattgtggaTATGTACTTGAAtcgattgcattgatttggaagctcaacgaaaagggaaggctcaagtctcaGAGTGATTGTTCggttatttgaggcaagtggatttctaaacccttgttaagtacgtggaattcatgtatttccttgtaatatgtgttttgGAGTAATGGAAATTGGAAGAGGGATTGACTTGTCCATGTAGAATAATTCTAATGAAGGAAAAAGGGTAATAAAAAGGTAATGTGAtaaattgttggtgtgtgatGTTTGAGAATGATTTGAAGGCTTATTGTttaattgttgatgttgtattacggttgtattgttgtgaattgtgcattgaTATTAAAATGGTCatttcctcattatttgtgggaacatgtcatttgtattagttctgagacatggttgtgataagtgttatgtgataagaggatgtaccatttcgagggacgtatcgcgcgccgcgatggttactattatcgagggtcgtatcgcgcaccgcgatggttactattatcgagggtcgtatcgcgcgccgcgatggattcATGGACatatatgtcccccatgggtcctaGACTGAGAGACAGTGGGTGTGTATTATTAGGTCAGACaagcatcactatacttgacattgcatttcattgcattgcacatttttatcattgatgaacttgattttgtgtgttgctgatattgtgagtgccttttagtgaaacttgtgattgatgaatattaaGTTGTTATGGAAAATATGTAATATGTTAGAGTGTTGTCGTTGAGCTGTGTGctttgtaaactgtgaactgttagggtgggctggttttatgcaggttgtagttgtggaagTTTAGAtagggtgtaaggagtacccgtaatCTGTTCCCTTAGTAtgtgtttagaggtttgcttgttgagtactgtgtggtttggtactcactccttgcttctacatttttgtaggttacaaGCCCGGATCTTCGTGATACCTTCCATTCTCTTCGTTTCTGAGGCTTTCTGTGGAGATttgagaggtagttgtttgttaTCTTAGCgaaccttcttactcctgtttatgattttatttttacttgaaagGCAACGCCATTTGAGACTTGCGTATTTTATTTCAACTCTAGTAattacattagaggcttgtgcacgtgacaaccagattttggggattgaattaagttgacttgttttcgtaatagtaattgttattggatttttgttttatttccgcactttatcgaaatgattgggttttaggctgacttgtcttggtgggatacgccgagtgccatcacatccaattttgggtcgtgacaacctcatacaaatagtgtctccagatctttagCGCATGCACAAttgcagccaactctaaattGTGGGTCGGATAGTTCATCTCAAGCTTTCTCAACTGCCTTGAAGTATATGCGATAACCTTatcatgttgcattagaacacatcccaacccaacaccagaagcatcacaatacaccgcATAGTTTTGAACCGTCTGGCAATGCAAGAATTGGTGttgatgtcaacctgtccttcagctcctggaaactatgctcgcaagcctcagtccactggaacttagttgctttttgagtcagcttcgttaatggggctgaaattgaagaaaacccctctacaaaccttctgtagtacccagctaaccctaagaaactacgaacctcaatCGGAGTCATGAGTCTGGGCCAAGCCTTTATGGCCTCAATCTTTCTGTATCAACCGCAATGCCTGCATATGATACATTATGGCCTAAGAAAGTAGAGAGTctaaccagaactcacacttagaaaactttgcataaagttcttggtctcgaagaacctgaaggactaCTCGCAGATGATTTTCATGCTcatcttttgaacgtgaatacaccaaaatatcatcaataaatacaatcgcAAGCAAGTCTAGATATggcctgaatatactattcatcaggtccatgaacactgctggggaattagttaatccaaaagacattaccaagaactcaaagtattcatatctagttctaaaagctATCTTTGCAACGTCTCTCTCCTgaactcgtatctggtggtaccctaatcttaaatcaatctttgagaaacacttagcaccttgtaactgatcaaacaagtcatctatcctcggaaggggatacttattctttatagttgccTTATTTAGCTGTCGGTAATCGATATACATTCTTAGTtagccatctttcttccttacgaacaacgttggtgcaccccatggtgaagcactaggcctaataaagcctttatccagcaagtctttcagctgatcattcaactcctttagctcagcaggagccattctataaggagggatatatatgggttgtgtacttggtagcatatcgatagcaaaatcaatttcccgttctggagggataccagggagctcgtctggaaatacatctagaaactcattaactaccggaatagattgaagagttggtggttctgtatctatatcatgaacgtgaacatgatgataaatacaacccttgaTAATCATCCTCCccgccttaagataggaaataaacttACCTTTCGGAGTTGCTGTATCGCCTTTCCATTCCTATATTTGTCcggcactcaacattagcataacaagacgctaaccagtccatacTCATAATAACGTCAAAatcgaccatctctaactctatGAGATCTACAAAGGTCTGACAGCcgataatttctaccgtgcaacctcGATATACTCTCCTAGCAACAATAGACTCACCAGctggtgtagatacaataaagggtcgatctaatgactctgctactatacataacttccccgcaataaatggagtagCAAAAGATAaagtagatccaggatctatcaaagaATAAATGcaatgggagcaaacaatcaatatacCTGTCAtaacatctggtgatgactctgagtcctGTCGGCCAGTTAATGAATATGTACGGTTCTGTTTACTACtagaactagatgctccctctctgcctcCGCCTCTACCTCTACATGCTGAAGTCTGGGGTCCGCACCCTATAGACTGTGCTGATGAGGAGGAAGCTATTGCTGACCTGGTTCATTGACCTATACCACCCTTACCTATGGTAGGGCAGTTTCTCCACTCATGCcctcctgtccacaagaataacaacttgTGGAACCCTATCTACACCTCCCGAAATGCATCCTACCATAAGTAGCGCAACACGGCGGGGGTGTCCTAGCCTGGCCTGAACCCCTTTGCTGCTGCAagcctgatgctcgtgaaccctcaccTGGGCCTGATTGTTCCTAacgatcaaatctactaccctggaactgttgtggtggaggtctaggtggcctaataGAATATCGGGGTCTAGGACCACCTTGAAAATCTCCCTGCGAACCAGCTggcctagccctcttctgtctctctctctcgaCCCTCTCACTCATATACTGTAAATGTCGGCGATCCTCTATACCTTGTGCAAATGCCTGAATTCGCGAGATATctatattatcatttagtgcagTGGTAGAACAAGCATCGATATAGTGTGAGTCGAgtgatatgctcaaattacacctctctaaagaagcataagttattgttatcaagtaaagaacccaacttgtaggttggggtcgatcccatgaggaaactggtttagacttaactttaacttacaCTTATATTCGTTAAGTCAaagtacttccagaaacaagtaataaaaaaaagggggatttgtgaaacaacttgtaagaattcagtaaatagtcagtaaacaaaagtcaatttttgttgttatcaagatgagaaattaactagggtatacatgTTCACCACAAGCTAATAACTCAGTCATCCTAGTAATAGCAGTCCTGTCCTAGTGTAtgacatgcaaagtgataagtttgGTATTTCTAAAttcttggtccggcatctagagaatttcagcccgcaccttggtctggctacgtgtgtatGATTTACTCacccttacatttacctcatattagacatcataatcaatgtttggcttagttattacttcacacCAATTGACACTaccctattagatagtatcacactaaatctatgttgataattcttttcttgttgattacctctttggtccggcaagtagcaacaaggcaaattctaacgcgtgcactcgttaaaaagacttttaaacgaaaaaattatcaatgcatgcaaaacactattcaagaattgcttatttactattcatacttcgttaatcgctcatggatcctacaaccctagttgtggagtttagttacccattattatatgaacacaattcattgttttagatgaaagaattatgaacttacgtagttGAGAAcaataaacccagaatttccACTTGAATTTCAACACCAAATTCTTCAAAACAAACttaagaaatcaataattaCTAGGTTTGCAAGAAGAATCTCGTAAGTCACAAAatagaactaaagtaataatgtctaacctctaaaaacgaggtttacatgccctatttatagaaaacaagtcctaaattaaaagggaaacaaattaaggaaggtgtgttcaggcacgcgtcttcattccacgagactgactcacggaccgtcaatggatctacggtctgtgaGTCCCTTTcatcagccaggacttagaaaatatttcagcctccaaaaatcagcctctctgaagcaaacgacggacttgcagtacggaccgtagatcgatctacgatccGTCAATACCCTTCCGTAACTCCACACTTGGAATCTttaaaaatcaggtactggaaccctcatagtatcaatctacggatcaacattACGGTttgtagatcaatctatggaccgtcaatagccaccgtggttccacactcagtcagatttccctgatttgccttccatgccttgcctgctgatctacggccATCACCTACGGAGCATCACtggacctatggtccatagatCACCTCTGTGGGTGCCCTTTCTACAGTTATTTCAACTGTCCCTTTACTTCCACGCCTGAAcgtctttcctgcaaaatatgataaaaacacataaaaaccaatccaaaaaggccctagacacacacaacttgtaagtgaaatgtattataaataccgtaaactcacggtatatcatcAAACCCTCCCACAAATCTACAAACCCTATCATGTATCAtatcaacaaatgctggtgcatatctagctaatgaatcaaatctcagcccgtactctcggacactcatgctGCCCTATCAgaggttcagaaactggtccaccctgccatccctaatctctcgaggcaaatagtgatctattAAAGCTTTtgtaaagctatcccaagtgAGTAGGGATGCATCTTTTtccctagatctctcccaactctcataccacaatactgcaacTTCGCGCAAtcgaaatgctgctaactcaactgactcagtcgctgaggcatgcatgactcaAGATCCTATGAAGTTGATCAATAAAGTGTTGAGAGTCTTTTCTACGATCTGTCCCTGTAAACTatggaggattcaaggcaaaAAATTCACGAACTCTCGAACTTTCGGGCCCTTCGAAAGGTCCGGCAACATTTGGTGCAACTGGTTGGCACTGTGCAGCTACTATCTGTGCTAACATACATACTGCACTTTTGAAAtcctgatcagatggaatatgaggaactagaggtggtaTTGTTGGTGGAGTCGAAAGTCTTGTAGCCCTCGGAGTGCTCCTGAGGCGGTGGAGAAGTTATAGGGGGCTGAGAAGATCTCTCCCCCTGGGTCTCACAATAGGCTACCTTCACCTGTGGTACCTTGCAGGTACCCTCGCTTGCAGTTGTATCTAGCCCCTGGCTAGTTGTGGTCTGTGTAGTGTCAGTCATCTCTATTTGCATACAAGTATCAATTCTAATAcagaaacctcaacccttaagacaccgctctatagcacgaggtgaggaaaagaaggatagtcattctaatATGTCTAGTAGCTTCTTGCTTAACggatgtggtgcacaacacatttataaacaagactctactagacatggcttgcagactccctaggatacgacgttgctctgataccaagtttgtgaCGCCCCAAACTtgaggggcgcaactggctcctaatgccaaaactcaggcctgAGCTGAagcatttgctactagcgcatgtcagccacacacaatcaagaaaacaaacaagtctatctcggcttaaaactaagccctcggccggtaagacccctgtcaactgatctataaaagaaacagctactcctaggagatcatataaataaatagccaactagcacagaagtcctaatTGGACGTCGAGGCCActatgatatctataccaaaactaaaagcaggtatatatcaatacaatacatcaaacagctcacaagcttcagcaaaccaacaacataggtcAGTATgaccataacgtagctatacacccaACACACTAGTCTACAAgactctaagagtagtaaagattagcgggacagggcctagcctacccataaagatatatacaacaaaaggtaacaaacctcccaactctggcagctccggaggaaaggggctagccaaccggataaaagtcaatcctgctgctgaggaggtctacttgGTCGTCTGttaggacctgcatgcatgaatgcagcacccctaaggcaatggggcgtcagtataAAATAATGTACacagtatgaaaggcaataaacTATgaggaggtatcctgatatactggaataatctgataaataaatcaaagataagataagtgtactgacctgctcctaaatctaaacttatcaaaaataacaaaacacaACCTacccaagcccccataagcttgGCAGGTACAAACAttacacaagaccacctactcaggcccccataagcccagaaggtgccaatcaacctatatatccctatcggtagtccccaATCCCCGTAGgtagtcacatagccctcttaggcattaatatatccCCTTAGGgagcacatagctctcttaggtatcagcatagcttatagacaactcatagcacTCTTAGGCAACAATATGGCcttgtaggaagcacatagccttcttaggcgttaatatagccctgtaggcaactcatagcccttctaggcatcaataaagcctcgtaggcaactcatagcccttttaggcatccatataacCCTGTAGGCAGAGCATAGCCCTTCTAGgaatagatcacattcctgcagctaaccacaatagccccaagggcaacaataacaatccaatcgctaaaagcgagcaatttagttataaacaacctatacaaatagcctctaagtcgtgtccaacatagggacactactaactgaataagaatcctgataagggaggattatatcaactcgagcagccaacaatcaacaataatgtcTACAAGTGTAACGAGGATAACAgcccaattacattgctcctaagctttaaggaaacatgtcataagtagggaatagccttaacatacctttccaatgaacgcttGAAAGACCATAGTTCCTTCACAAAAGTTGTTTCTTATGTCCTAAGTttcacaaacactatatatacacagctggtacgcacatataaacagttcataattaatcttaaatcggcagatttgccatattgccccaacttgtcgaaacgaccgtagaaattcataaaaacaaccataaaagggtcccaaaatgattaccttagttaaccaagtgtaaaccttgaagaaacagcaataactacaaatttatatcttcaaaaaccatCTCCAAACACAGCTAATagaaagggaaaaatgattgccacgtgtagggattacgtttctaggcacgggggcaatgtttaatggtagaaatcatcaaaaactaaccttcatcatgctagAACTCCATAGGAACTCTGTCTTAAGCTTTTTCTCTAGTTTGGAACTGAAATGGAATGTTTTgcatggcttaaaacgttaaaTAAGCCTccataccatattttttacccGACCCGGATTCTGCCCCGACAGTCACTAGTAAAATCCTCATAACTTTTTGCTCTGATGTCGGTTTGATACAGGGTTTTGTGCGTTGCAAAATAGACTTgtaggccttcgatttaatgggtgataggccTTCTAAGTCTTTATATaatgggagaaaacatccaagacatttgacccaaattttagacaaatctttaaaaaggaacttacgataactttcgccaacttttattttgccacttacttaacttcaaaacttgagatacaacccttgaacacttaaaatatgacataccacatcatttttaatttattactcaccctccttgtctttccacgaagatacgagttaatttagacgttttggaaAGTCAGGGTGTTACATAATCAGTGGCAACCAAAATAAATCTGTGTCCATTAAAGTCGGCTGGCTCAATTGggccaatgacatccatgccccaggCCACAAATGGCCAAGGTGATCCCATAGCATTAAGTTCGTGAGGGGGTACTCTGATCAAATCACCATGTACTTGGCATTTATGACACTTTTGCACAAATCTACAACAATCAtgctccatagtcatccaaaaataaccaGCTCGAATGATATTTGTTACCAAAGTAAGCCAATTCATATGAGGTCCACAGACTACAGCATGTACCTCCTCAAGAAGTCTTGTAGCTTCCATGGAATCTACGCACCTGAGGAGTCCCAAATTtggagtcctcctataaaggatttccccacttgGAAAGAAATTGTTAGCCAATCGACATATTTCCTTCTTTTGATTGGATGTCGCATCTTCTGGATAAATTCCAGTCTCCAGGTACTTCTTTATATCATAATACCAAGGCTTTCCATCTGGTTTCGCTTCGACATGCGAATAATGAGTGGGTTGTTCCTTTAAATCTATCTCCAAAGGATCAATGTAATTCTGATCTGGATACTTGATCATAGAGGAGATAGTGGCAAGAGCATCAGCAAATTCATTTTGCAACCTTGGAGTGTGCATAAAATCTATCTTTCGAAATCTTTTGCAGAATCTTTGCACCAATTGTGCATATGGTACAATCTTTGGATTCTTCACGGCCCATTCCTCTTGAACCTGATGAATTAACAAGTCTGAATCTCCAATTACTAGAAAATCTTGGACATTCATGTCAATGGCTAACATTATACCAAGAATGAAAGCCTCGTATTCTGCCATATTATTGGTGCAATGAAATCGAAGTTTAGCCGTCACGGGGTAATGTTGACCGAATTCCGATATTAGAACCGCTCCAATTCCAGCTCCATTATAATTCACCACTCCATCAAAGAATACCCTCCAACTAGGGTATGACTCAGAAATGGCTTCTCCTATGAACAATACATCTTCGTTAGGGAAATATGTTTTGAGCGGTTCATATTCTTCGTCGATTGGATTTTCTGCAAGATGATCGGCCAATGCTTGTCCTTTTACCACTTTTTGAGTAACATAAACAATGTCAAACTCGCTCAGAAGCATCTGCCATTTCGCCAGTTTTCCAGTCGGCAtagctttctggaaaatatacttcaatggATCCATCTTGGAAATAAGATATGTtttatatgaagaaaaataatgcCTCAGCTTTTGGGagatccaagtcaaagcacaacatgttctTTCCAATAGAGTGTACCGATCCTCATATTGAGTAAGCTTCTTGCTAAGATAGTAGTTCGCGCGTTCCTTCTTTTCAGTTTCATCATGTTGTCCTAATACACACCCGAATGCATTCTCTGAGACAGACAAGTATAGTAACAATGGACTTCCTTCTCGCGGAGGTACTAATACTGGTGGATTTGTCAAATAATCTTTGATAGTATCGAAAGCTTTTTGACACTTTTCGGTCCACACCGTCAGtgcattttttttaacaacttaAAGATAGGCTCGCAAACTAccgtggattgagctatgaatcgACTAATGTAGTTCAATCTTCCAAGGAAACTTATAACTTCTTTCTTAGACTTCGAAGGCGGTAAATCCTGAATCGCCTTGACTTTGGTAGGATCAAGCTCAATGCCTCTTCTACTAACTATGAAACCCAATAATTTACCAGCAGGTACTCCAAAAGTACATTTAGCAGGATTCAACTTCAAGTTGTATTGACGCAACCGATCAAAGAACTTTCTCAAATGGGTCAAGTGATCTGAACTCTAGCGGGACTTGATGATTACATCATCCACATATACTTCAATCTTCTTATggatcatatcatggaagatAGCAATCATGGCTCTCGTGTATGTGGCCCCGACATTCTTAAGACCAAATGGCATTACCCAATAATGATAAACATCCCATGGTGTCATGAAAGCCATTTTTCAGCTTCTTTTTCATCCATCAAAATCTGATGATAACCCGCAAAATAATCCACAAATGATTGCATttcatgcttagcacagttgTCAATGAGTATGTGGATATTCGTCAATGGCAAATTGTCTTTGGGACTGACTTTATTGAGATCTCTGTAATCAACACATATTCTAATTTTTACCATCTTTCTTAGGCATTGGAACAATATTGGCTAACCAAGTTGGATACTTAGTAACCTCCACAACTTTGGCTTGAATATGTTGGGTAACTTCTTCTTTGATTCTCAAACTCAAATTTGGCTTGAACTTCCGACTTTTTGCTTTACCGGAGTGAAATCTggattgatcggc
It encodes the following:
- the LOC125869706 gene encoding uncharacterized protein LOC125869706, with translation MDPLKYIFQKAMPTGKLAKWQMLLSEFDIVYVTQKVVKGQALADHLAENPIDEEYEPLKTYFPNEDVLFIGEAISESYPSWRVFFDGVVNYNGAGIGAVLISEFGQHYPVTAKLRFHCTNNMAEYEAFILGIMLAIDMNVQDFLVIGDSDLLIHQVQEEWAVKNPKIVPYAQLVQRFCKRFRKIDFMHTPRLQNEFADALATISSMIKYPDQNYIDPLEIDLKEQPTHYSHVEAKPDGKPWYYDIKKYLETGIYPEDATSNQKKEICRLANNFFPSGEILYRRTPNLGLLRCVDSMEATRLLEEVHAVVCGPHMNWLTLVTNIIRAGYFWMTMEHDCCRFVQKCHKCQVHGDLIRVPPHELNAMGSPWPFVAWGMDVIGPIEPADFNGHRFILVATDYVTP